The following are from one region of the Actinoplanes sp. L3-i22 genome:
- the mgrA gene encoding L-glyceraldehyde 3-phosphate reductase, protein MEYRRTGRSGLKLPAISLGLWHNFGDDKPIETQRAVLRRAFDLGVTHFDLANNYGPPYGSAEVNFGRLLAEDLRPYRDELVISTKAGYDMWPGPYGDHGSRKYLTASLDQSLQRMGLDYVDIFYSHRFDPETPLEETMGALDTAVRAGKALYVGISSYSPAKTAEAAAILRDLGTPLLIHQPSYSMLNRWIEDDLLGVLEQEGAGCIGFSPLAQGMLTDRYLKGIPEGSRAGEQKSLTPDWLNDENLGKIRALNAIAERRGQSLAQLAIAWSLRDPRMTSVVLGASSVTQLENNLAALNNTAFTADELAEIDKYATESGINLWANSSAS, encoded by the coding sequence ATGGAGTACCGCCGCACCGGGCGCAGCGGCCTGAAACTGCCCGCGATCTCGCTGGGGCTGTGGCACAACTTCGGCGACGACAAGCCGATCGAGACTCAGCGTGCGGTGCTGCGCCGCGCGTTCGACCTCGGTGTCACGCACTTCGACCTGGCGAACAACTACGGCCCGCCGTATGGCTCGGCCGAGGTCAACTTCGGTCGGTTGCTGGCCGAGGACCTCCGGCCGTACCGGGACGAGCTGGTCATCTCGACCAAGGCCGGTTACGACATGTGGCCCGGTCCCTACGGTGACCACGGCTCCCGGAAGTATCTGACCGCGTCCCTCGACCAGTCCCTGCAGCGGATGGGTCTGGACTATGTGGACATCTTCTACTCGCACCGCTTCGACCCGGAGACTCCGCTCGAGGAGACCATGGGCGCGCTGGATACGGCGGTGCGGGCCGGTAAGGCGCTCTACGTCGGCATCTCGTCCTACTCGCCGGCGAAGACCGCGGAGGCCGCCGCGATCCTTCGCGACCTGGGCACGCCGCTGCTGATCCACCAGCCGTCGTACTCGATGCTGAACCGCTGGATCGAGGACGACCTGCTCGGCGTGCTGGAGCAGGAGGGCGCCGGCTGCATCGGCTTCTCCCCGCTGGCCCAGGGCATGCTGACCGACCGCTACCTGAAGGGCATCCCGGAGGGCTCGCGGGCCGGCGAGCAGAAGTCGCTCACCCCGGACTGGCTGAACGACGAGAACCTGGGCAAGATCCGGGCGCTGAACGCGATCGCCGAGCGGCGCGGCCAGAGCCTGGCCCAGCTGGCGATCGCCTGGTCGCTGCGGGATCCGCGGATGACGTCGGTGGTGCTCGGCGCGAGCAGCGTGACCCAGCTGGAGAACAACCTGGCCGCGCTGAACAACACCGCGTTCACCGCGGACGAGCTGGCCGAAATCGACAAGTACGCGACCGAGTCCGGCATCAACCTGTGGGCAAACTCAAGCGCCTCCTGA
- a CDS encoding ABC transporter ATP-binding protein, giving the protein MRTVSAAETAPTIHPWVVQAEGLRVRAGRHLAVDGLDLTLGTGVHGLLGPNGAGKTTLMRALATVLEPAGGKLTLLGEPVDGRADLRRVRRGLGYLPQAFGFYPRFTVREFVEYMAWLKEMPKSAVPGAVQRAIERVGLADRAGSRMKTLSGGMLRRAGIAQAIVNDPAVLLLDEPTVGLDPEQRLDFRELLRDLGVDSCVLVSTHLVEDVVAACTDVVMINEGRLVFQGTPDTLIAQGSETDAGDSPAERGYSALLRRHRAEAAR; this is encoded by the coding sequence ATGCGTACGGTGAGCGCGGCGGAGACCGCCCCCACCATCCATCCGTGGGTGGTGCAGGCCGAGGGCCTTCGCGTCCGGGCCGGCCGGCACCTGGCCGTCGACGGGCTCGACCTGACGCTCGGCACCGGCGTGCACGGCCTGCTCGGGCCGAACGGCGCCGGCAAGACGACGCTGATGCGCGCGCTGGCCACCGTGCTGGAGCCGGCCGGCGGCAAGCTGACCCTGCTCGGCGAGCCGGTGGACGGCCGGGCCGACCTGCGCCGGGTGCGCCGCGGGCTGGGCTATCTGCCGCAGGCGTTCGGGTTCTACCCGAGGTTCACGGTCCGCGAGTTCGTGGAGTACATGGCCTGGCTCAAGGAGATGCCGAAATCCGCGGTGCCGGGCGCCGTCCAGCGGGCGATCGAGCGGGTCGGCCTGGCCGACCGGGCCGGCTCGCGGATGAAGACGCTGTCCGGCGGCATGCTGCGCCGGGCCGGCATCGCCCAGGCGATCGTCAACGACCCCGCGGTGCTGCTGCTGGACGAGCCGACCGTCGGCCTCGACCCGGAGCAGCGCCTCGACTTCCGTGAGCTGCTCCGCGACCTGGGCGTCGACAGCTGCGTCCTGGTCTCCACCCACCTGGTCGAGGACGTGGTGGCCGCCTGCACCGACGTGGTGATGATCAACGAGGGCCGGCTGGTCTTCCAGGGCACGCCGGACACCCTGATCGCGCAGGGCAGCGAGACCGACGCCGGCGACAGTCCCGCCGAGCGGGGCTACTCCGCGCTGCTGCGCCGCCATCGGGCGGAGGCGGCCCGATGA
- a CDS encoding zf-HC2 domain-containing protein — translation MTGHPSPTVISRYADGDELDEATLWSVEVHLEECADCRARLAGSAPEEVLTLLARVSDGVDQGVTAGPAPVRERRHWSAARNRWLVWQLIPWLTMTAAVLLVAVTLQALEPSLPSLVLLLAPVAPLPGVAVAWSRGSDPAWELIASTPTAGLPLLLRRTVTVLLVVIPMLGLATDRTGVSLALALLPCLAFTTTTLALGALVGVRLAALGLAAAWGLVVALPAVFTAHLPVVLQPGSLGVWAFIAVASAAFAMTRADRFLRRR, via the coding sequence ATGACCGGTCACCCCAGTCCCACGGTGATCTCGCGGTATGCCGACGGCGACGAGCTCGACGAGGCCACCCTCTGGTCGGTCGAGGTGCACCTCGAGGAGTGCGCGGATTGTCGCGCCCGGCTGGCCGGCAGCGCGCCGGAGGAGGTCCTGACCCTGCTCGCCCGGGTGAGCGACGGGGTGGATCAGGGCGTCACCGCCGGTCCCGCGCCGGTCCGCGAGCGGCGCCACTGGTCGGCGGCCCGGAACCGCTGGCTGGTCTGGCAACTGATCCCGTGGCTGACCATGACGGCCGCGGTCCTGCTGGTCGCGGTGACGCTGCAGGCGCTGGAGCCCAGCCTGCCGTCGCTGGTGCTGCTGCTGGCGCCGGTGGCGCCGCTGCCCGGGGTGGCGGTCGCGTGGAGCCGGGGCAGCGACCCGGCCTGGGAGCTGATCGCCAGCACCCCCACGGCCGGCCTGCCGCTGCTGCTGCGCCGGACGGTGACCGTGCTCCTGGTGGTCATCCCGATGCTCGGGCTGGCCACCGACCGGACCGGCGTCTCACTGGCCCTGGCGCTGCTGCCGTGCCTGGCCTTCACCACCACCACCCTCGCCCTGGGCGCGCTCGTCGGGGTGCGCCTGGCCGCCCTCGGCCTGGCGGCCGCGTGGGGGCTCGTGGTGGCCCTTCCGGCGGTGTTCACCGCCCACCTCCCGGTCGTGCTTCAGCCGGGCAGTCTCGGCGTCTGGGCGTTCATCGCGGTTGCCTCGGCAGCCTTCGCGATGACCCGCGCCGACCGCTTTCTCAGGAGGAGATGA
- a CDS encoding RNA polymerase sigma factor: MRRSLDAADEAELVRRTATGDRRAFDELYRRTSPWLAVRLRRRCTDDDVVADVMQETYLAVWRAAGDFAGSTAAGSAVGWLWTIAANRLVDAFRRRARQRELPATLAVTAAPAAEDEVLAGHVGHELEQALLTLPAEVRQVLRAMVLDGLSVRETSLLLGVPEGTVKSRARRARLALREALS; the protein is encoded by the coding sequence GTGAGACGAAGTCTGGACGCGGCCGACGAGGCAGAGCTCGTCCGCCGCACCGCCACCGGCGACCGGCGCGCCTTCGACGAGCTCTATCGGCGTACCTCGCCGTGGCTCGCCGTCCGGCTGCGGCGGCGATGCACCGACGACGACGTGGTCGCCGACGTCATGCAGGAGACCTATCTGGCCGTCTGGCGCGCGGCCGGTGACTTCGCCGGCTCGACGGCGGCCGGCAGCGCGGTCGGCTGGCTCTGGACGATCGCCGCCAACCGGCTGGTCGACGCGTTCCGCCGGCGGGCCCGGCAGCGCGAGTTGCCGGCCACGTTGGCGGTGACCGCCGCCCCCGCCGCGGAGGACGAGGTGCTCGCCGGCCACGTCGGCCACGAGCTGGAGCAGGCGCTGCTCACCCTCCCCGCCGAGGTGCGGCAGGTGCTGCGCGCGATGGTTCTTGACGGCCTCTCCGTGCGGGAGACGTCACTGCTGCTGGGTGTGCCCGAGGGCACCGTGAAATCCCGGGCGCGGCGGGCCCGGCTCGCTCTCCGGGAGGCGCTGTCATGA
- a CDS encoding TfoX/Sxy family protein → MAFDEALADRIRDGFQDVDGVTDKRMFGGITFMIHGNMAVGVMGDDLIVRLGAEAGLAALTEPGIRAFDFTGRPMKNWIVVDGDRLDDEGLARWLRAGLDFASSLPPK, encoded by the coding sequence ATGGCCTTCGACGAGGCGCTCGCGGACCGGATCCGGGACGGATTCCAGGACGTGGACGGCGTGACCGACAAGCGGATGTTCGGCGGGATCACCTTCATGATCCACGGCAACATGGCCGTCGGCGTGATGGGTGACGACCTGATCGTGCGGCTCGGCGCGGAGGCCGGGCTGGCCGCGCTGACCGAGCCGGGCATCCGCGCCTTCGACTTCACCGGCCGCCCGATGAAGAACTGGATCGTCGTCGACGGCGACCGCCTCGACGACGAGGGCCTGGCCCGCTGGCTGCGGGCCGGCCTCGACTTCGCGAGCTCACTCCCCCCGAAATAA
- a CDS encoding sugar phosphate isomerase/epimerase, translated as MSRFSFNQITAKLWDLPEMVAGCVAAGVDQVALWREPVAEYGLERSAALVRDAGLTVTTLCRSGFFQLPDWYDDNRRAIDEAAALNTPVLVLVSGGLPDGSKDLAGARQHVADAIGRLAPYAAAAGVTLAIEPLHPMYAADRCVISTWDQAMAIAGQHPVGQVGVTVDTYHLWWDDTVLDKIAGAGERIAIYQLADWITPLPAGVLTGRGLPGDGCVDMRAFHEAVDKAGYTGPIEVEVMNADLWARPGREVLDATLTAYRSVF; from the coding sequence ATGAGCCGCTTCTCCTTCAACCAGATCACCGCCAAGCTCTGGGATCTGCCGGAGATGGTCGCCGGCTGCGTCGCGGCCGGGGTCGACCAGGTCGCGCTCTGGCGCGAGCCGGTCGCCGAGTACGGCCTGGAGCGCTCCGCCGCCCTGGTCCGGGACGCCGGCCTGACCGTGACCACGCTCTGCCGCAGCGGTTTCTTCCAACTGCCCGATTGGTACGACGACAACCGCCGGGCGATCGACGAGGCCGCCGCGCTGAACACGCCGGTGCTTGTCCTGGTCTCCGGGGGCCTGCCGGACGGCTCGAAGGACCTGGCCGGCGCGCGGCAGCACGTGGCCGACGCGATCGGGCGGCTGGCGCCGTACGCGGCCGCCGCCGGGGTGACCCTGGCGATCGAGCCGCTGCACCCGATGTACGCCGCCGACCGCTGCGTGATCAGCACCTGGGACCAGGCCATGGCGATCGCCGGGCAGCACCCGGTCGGCCAGGTCGGGGTCACCGTGGACACCTATCACCTGTGGTGGGACGACACGGTGCTCGACAAGATCGCCGGGGCCGGGGAGCGGATCGCGATCTACCAGCTCGCCGACTGGATCACGCCGCTGCCGGCCGGGGTGCTGACCGGGCGCGGGCTGCCCGGCGACGGGTGCGTGGACATGCGGGCCTTCCACGAGGCGGTGGACAAGGCCGGCTACACCGGGCCGATCGAGGTCGAGGTGATGAACGCCGACCTGTGGGCGCGACCCGGGCGAGAGGTGCTGGACGCGACGCTCACGGCGTACCGAAGCGTGTTTTGA
- a CDS encoding dihydrodipicolinate synthase family protein — translation MAVVHLPTGPLTLSGGGSWQKPKGQIKSRIAYGAAHVVADPRAGNAPGAPAALDWDATLAFRQHLWAHGLGVAEAMDTAQRGMGLDYTATRELIQRSAAAARAAGGRIVAGVATDQLAPGSATLDQIASAYRDQLADVLSAGAAPVLMCSRHLAATARDSDDYLTIYRSLLEISDKPVVLHWLGTAFDPALEGYWGSSDVDKATETVLELINSNPAKVDGIKVSLLDADHEIRLRRRLPAGVRLYTGDDFNYPQLIRGDEHGHSDALLGIFAAIAPAAAAAFAALDAGDLESYDRIFAPTVPLSRHIFEKPTFYYKTGIVFLAWLAGHQSHFTMVGGLQSGRSVPHFARLIELADAAGLLTDPDLAAHRANRFFEVMAG, via the coding sequence ATGGCCGTCGTGCACCTGCCCACCGGCCCGCTGACGCTCTCCGGCGGCGGATCATGGCAAAAACCAAAGGGCCAGATCAAGAGCCGGATTGCGTACGGGGCAGCGCACGTCGTCGCCGATCCGCGCGCCGGCAACGCCCCGGGCGCACCGGCCGCGCTGGACTGGGACGCGACGCTGGCGTTCCGGCAGCATCTCTGGGCACACGGGCTCGGGGTGGCCGAGGCGATGGACACCGCACAGCGGGGGATGGGTCTCGACTACACCGCGACCAGGGAGTTGATCCAGCGCAGCGCGGCCGCGGCGCGGGCGGCCGGCGGTCGGATCGTGGCCGGTGTCGCCACCGACCAGCTGGCGCCCGGATCGGCCACACTCGACCAGATCGCGTCCGCCTACCGTGATCAACTTGCCGATGTCCTGAGCGCGGGCGCCGCGCCGGTTCTGATGTGCAGCCGGCACCTCGCCGCGACAGCGCGGGACTCGGATGACTATCTGACGATTTACCGTTCGTTGTTGGAAATCTCGGACAAGCCGGTCGTGCTGCACTGGCTCGGCACCGCCTTCGACCCCGCACTCGAGGGCTACTGGGGTTCGTCCGACGTGGACAAGGCGACCGAGACGGTCCTCGAACTGATCAACTCGAACCCGGCGAAGGTCGACGGCATCAAGGTCTCGCTGCTCGACGCCGACCACGAGATCCGCCTGCGCCGCCGCCTCCCGGCCGGCGTCCGGCTCTACACCGGCGACGACTTCAACTACCCGCAGCTGATCCGCGGCGACGAGCACGGCCACTCCGACGCGCTGCTCGGCATCTTCGCCGCGATCGCCCCGGCCGCCGCGGCCGCGTTCGCCGCCCTGGACGCCGGTGACCTGGAGTCCTACGACCGGATCTTCGCCCCGACGGTCCCGCTGTCCCGGCACATCTTCGAGAAGCCGACGTTCTACTACAAGACCGGCATCGTCTTCCTCGCCTGGCTGGCCGGCCACCAGTCGCACTTCACCATGGTCGGCGGCCTGCAGTCGGGCCGCTCGGTGCCGCACTTCGCCCGCCTGATCGAGCTCGCCGACGCCGCCGGGCTGCTCACCGACCCCGACCTGGCCGCGCACCGGGCGAACCGATTCTTCGAGGTGATGGCCGGATGA
- a CDS encoding Gfo/Idh/MocA family protein — MAARRSIGIVINGVTGRMGYRQHLVRSLLAIREQGGVALPGGGHIWPEPVLVGRDPDKLAGIAARHGLTEWTTDLDAALARPDTEIYFDAQVTQQREKAIRQAIAAGKHVYTEKPLAESSAAAEELAELATTAGIRSGVVQDKLFLPGLRKLKRLIDGGFFGRILSVRGEFGYWVFEGDWQAAQRPSWNYRLADGGGIVMDMFPHWNYVLEELFGAVRGVQTTIATHVEKRVDERGEEYTADADDAAYAIFELEGGIVAQINSSWAVRVNRDELVEFQVDGTHGSAVAGLRGCKIQHRATTPKPVWNPDLPVTFSFRDQWTEVPDNDEFDNGFKVQWEAFLRHVVAGESFHWDFASGARGVRLAEAGLRSAREGRRIALGDV, encoded by the coding sequence ATGGCCGCGCGCAGATCGATCGGCATCGTGATCAACGGAGTCACCGGCCGGATGGGGTACCGGCAGCACCTGGTCCGTTCCCTGCTCGCCATCCGTGAGCAGGGCGGCGTGGCCCTCCCCGGCGGCGGGCACATCTGGCCCGAGCCCGTCCTGGTCGGCCGCGACCCGGACAAGCTCGCCGGCATCGCCGCCCGGCACGGCCTCACCGAGTGGACCACCGACCTGGACGCCGCGCTCGCCCGGCCGGACACCGAGATCTACTTCGACGCCCAGGTCACCCAGCAGCGGGAGAAGGCGATCCGGCAGGCGATCGCGGCCGGCAAGCACGTCTACACCGAGAAGCCGCTGGCCGAGAGCTCGGCGGCGGCCGAGGAACTGGCCGAGCTGGCCACCACGGCCGGCATCCGCAGCGGCGTCGTGCAGGACAAGCTGTTCCTGCCCGGCCTGCGCAAGCTGAAGCGCCTGATCGACGGCGGCTTCTTCGGCCGGATCCTGTCGGTGCGCGGCGAGTTCGGCTACTGGGTCTTCGAGGGCGACTGGCAGGCCGCCCAGCGTCCGAGCTGGAACTATCGGCTCGCCGACGGCGGCGGCATCGTGATGGACATGTTCCCGCACTGGAACTACGTGCTGGAGGAGCTGTTCGGCGCGGTCCGCGGCGTGCAGACGACGATCGCCACGCACGTGGAGAAGCGGGTCGACGAGCGCGGCGAGGAGTACACCGCGGACGCCGACGACGCCGCCTACGCGATCTTCGAGCTGGAGGGCGGCATCGTCGCCCAGATCAACTCCTCCTGGGCGGTCCGGGTCAACCGCGACGAGCTGGTCGAGTTCCAGGTCGACGGCACGCACGGCAGCGCGGTCGCCGGCCTGCGCGGCTGCAAGATCCAGCACCGGGCCACCACGCCCAAGCCGGTCTGGAACCCGGACCTGCCGGTCACCTTCTCGTTCCGCGACCAGTGGACCGAGGTGCCGGACAACGACGAGTTCGACAACGGTTTCAAGGTCCAGTGGGAGGCGTTCCTCCGGCACGTCGTCGCCGGCGAGTCGTTCCACTGGGACTTCGCCTCTGGTGCCCGCGGCGTCCGCCTCGCCGAGGCCGGCCTGCGGTCCGCCCGCGAGGGCCGCCGGATCGCGCTGGGCGACGTCTGA
- a CDS encoding DUF488 family protein — MTVTQTVSASGVIGIGYQGWDINGFVAELQGLGVSTLVDVRLTPISRKRGFSKTALSLAVGAAGIAYEHYRQLGNPKTNRAGFAGTPAELAAARGTYASILHEPVAADCLSDLAESARHERIALLCFEADQAHCHRDVVLHELSRRMN; from the coding sequence ATGACTGTCACGCAGACCGTTTCGGCATCCGGGGTCATCGGCATCGGCTACCAGGGCTGGGACATCAACGGCTTCGTGGCCGAACTGCAGGGCCTCGGGGTGTCCACACTGGTGGACGTCCGACTGACCCCGATCTCCCGGAAACGCGGGTTCAGCAAGACCGCGCTCAGCCTCGCGGTCGGCGCCGCCGGCATCGCCTACGAGCACTACCGGCAGCTGGGGAATCCGAAGACCAACCGGGCCGGGTTCGCCGGCACACCGGCTGAACTCGCGGCGGCGCGCGGAACCTATGCCTCGATCCTGCATGAGCCGGTGGCCGCGGACTGCTTGAGCGACCTGGCCGAGTCCGCGAGACATGAGCGGATCGCCCTGCTCTGCTTCGAGGCGGATCAGGCGCACTGCCACCGCGACGTCGTTCTGCACGAGTTGTCGAGGCGCATGAACTAG
- a CDS encoding right-handed parallel beta-helix repeat-containing protein: MRIGRRDDVVTDGATVRVAPGERGAAQTIAAAIRAVRPDQAIVLAAGVYQEELLIDRDVRIVAELGRGTVWLAGHTIRVTAGATLEDLVLAGADADEPLLQVESGTARVNGCELRGGRIEVTGTARLELRDSHLSGARLAGVYALGDSRVIVKRSRITEVDGIGVVAGGNARVTVTDTWIGAVSGSGLRARGNARIELDRGAISRPGRHGVLAEESSSVTMRDGAVERSSADGVLASGSARVELTGCRVTDVAGAGAVATETAEIVLTRCEVDRAATTGVVCRGDATVTVTGGTVRNSGGNGIFVTERGTVKLDRTSVGDSKFSAVHVGGTGTLTVDGAWLGPSAEHGLHVIGESRVEVTGARVHRCGLAGLSVDEHARVTMTGVILDANRNGVITGSDQPATVTDCLVSGAERAGVQVSGGASITITETRIERPGTAGIVFEQDSSGTVEKCSVHGAGGSGIVVWTGAKPTVRDTTCTAGGKNGLFVAERGGGEFTDCTFTGSAFPAIHIGAQADPRIIRARIRDTEIDVDVDDDARAVFEDVRLTDVPKSLLPAGTVKAVATSGGSSPSGGTSTDAPPEKEELPELLAELNALVGLDRVKQDVGAQIKLMQTVRRRQDAGLAAPPLSRHLVFAGNPGTGKTTVARLYGRLLHAMGMLERGHLIEADRTAMVGEYVGHTGPRTQAVFRKALGGVLFIDEAYSLVPPGHTNDFGQEAIATLVKLMEDHRDDVVVIVAGYTEEMSRFIASNPGLASRFSRTLTFEDYSADELTGIVESQCAHHEYQLADDARELLQAYFVGQDRDKGFGNGRAARQIFQRMTEHQAQRVADLSEPSTDDLLRLTLDDVPVVGSVG, encoded by the coding sequence GTGCGGATCGGGCGGCGGGATGACGTGGTCACGGACGGGGCGACCGTGCGTGTCGCGCCCGGGGAGCGTGGCGCCGCGCAGACCATCGCGGCCGCGATCCGGGCCGTCCGGCCGGATCAGGCGATCGTTCTCGCGGCCGGCGTCTATCAGGAGGAGCTCCTGATCGACCGGGACGTCCGGATCGTCGCCGAGCTGGGCCGGGGCACCGTCTGGCTGGCCGGGCACACGATCCGGGTCACCGCCGGCGCGACCCTGGAGGACCTGGTGCTGGCCGGCGCCGACGCGGACGAGCCGCTGCTCCAGGTGGAGTCCGGCACGGCCCGGGTCAACGGCTGCGAGCTGCGCGGCGGGCGGATCGAGGTCACCGGCACGGCCCGGCTCGAGCTGCGCGACAGTCACCTGTCCGGCGCGCGCCTGGCCGGGGTCTACGCGCTCGGCGACAGCCGGGTGATCGTGAAGCGCTCCCGGATCACCGAGGTGGACGGGATCGGCGTGGTGGCCGGCGGCAACGCCCGGGTCACCGTCACCGACACGTGGATCGGCGCGGTCTCCGGGTCCGGCCTGCGGGCCCGCGGCAACGCGCGGATCGAGCTGGACCGTGGCGCGATCAGCCGGCCCGGCCGGCACGGGGTGCTGGCCGAGGAGTCCTCGTCGGTGACCATGCGGGACGGCGCGGTCGAGCGGAGCAGCGCCGACGGGGTGCTCGCGTCCGGCTCCGCGCGGGTCGAGCTGACCGGCTGCCGGGTCACCGACGTGGCCGGGGCCGGCGCGGTCGCGACCGAGACCGCCGAGATCGTGCTGACCAGGTGTGAGGTGGACCGGGCGGCGACCACCGGGGTGGTGTGCCGGGGCGACGCCACGGTCACCGTCACCGGCGGGACGGTGCGTAACTCGGGCGGCAACGGCATCTTCGTCACCGAGCGCGGCACGGTGAAGCTGGACCGGACGTCGGTCGGCGACTCCAAGTTCAGTGCCGTGCACGTCGGCGGGACCGGCACGCTGACCGTGGACGGCGCGTGGCTCGGCCCGTCCGCCGAGCACGGCCTGCACGTGATCGGCGAGAGCCGGGTCGAGGTGACCGGCGCCCGGGTGCACCGCTGCGGGCTGGCCGGGCTCAGCGTCGACGAGCACGCGCGGGTGACGATGACCGGCGTGATCCTGGACGCCAACCGCAACGGCGTGATCACCGGCTCGGATCAGCCCGCCACCGTCACGGATTGCCTGGTCAGCGGTGCCGAGCGGGCCGGGGTGCAGGTCAGCGGCGGCGCGTCGATCACGATCACGGAGACCCGGATCGAGCGGCCGGGGACCGCCGGGATCGTCTTCGAGCAGGACAGTTCGGGCACGGTGGAGAAGTGCTCGGTGCACGGGGCGGGCGGCTCCGGCATCGTGGTCTGGACCGGCGCCAAGCCGACCGTGCGGGACACCACGTGCACCGCGGGCGGCAAGAACGGGCTGTTCGTCGCCGAGCGCGGGGGTGGCGAGTTCACCGACTGCACGTTCACCGGCAGCGCGTTCCCGGCGATCCACATCGGAGCGCAGGCCGACCCGCGGATCATCCGCGCGCGGATCCGGGACACCGAGATCGACGTGGACGTGGACGACGACGCCCGGGCGGTCTTCGAGGACGTGCGGCTGACCGACGTACCGAAATCTCTGCTGCCTGCCGGAACCGTGAAGGCGGTCGCGACCAGCGGCGGGTCTTCGCCGTCCGGCGGCACCTCGACCGACGCGCCGCCGGAGAAGGAAGAGCTTCCCGAACTGCTGGCGGAGCTCAACGCCCTGGTCGGCCTGGACCGGGTCAAGCAGGACGTCGGGGCACAGATCAAACTCATGCAGACGGTACGACGTCGGCAGGACGCCGGCCTGGCCGCGCCGCCGCTGAGCCGCCACCTGGTCTTCGCCGGCAACCCGGGCACCGGCAAGACCACCGTCGCCCGCCTGTACGGCCGGTTGCTGCACGCGATGGGCATGCTGGAGCGCGGCCACCTGATCGAGGCCGACCGCACCGCGATGGTCGGGGAGTACGTCGGGCACACCGGCCCGCGCACCCAGGCCGTCTTCCGCAAGGCGCTCGGCGGGGTGCTCTTCATCGACGAGGCGTATTCGCTGGTCCCGCCCGGGCACACCAACGACTTCGGCCAGGAGGCGATCGCCACCCTGGTCAAGCTGATGGAGGACCACCGCGACGACGTGGTGGTGATCGTCGCCGGGTACACCGAGGAGATGAGCCGGTTCATCGCCTCGAACCCGGGCCTGGCCTCGCGGTTCTCCCGGACGCTGACGTTCGAGGACTACTCGGCGGACGAGCTGACCGGGATCGTCGAGTCGCAGTGCGCGCACCACGAGTACCAGCTCGCCGACGACGCGCGGGAGCTGCTGCAGGCGTACTTCGTCGGCCAGGACCGGGACAAGGGGTTCGGCAACGGGCGCGCCGCGCGGCAGATCTTCCAGCGGATGACCGAGCACCAGGCGCAACGCGTGGCGGATCTCTCCGAGCCGTCCACCGACGACCTGCTCCGATTGACGCTCGATGACGTGCCGGTGGTCGGTTCCGTCGGCTGA
- a CDS encoding sigma-70 family RNA polymerase sigma factor: MDDPVVWFEQVLVPQSTPTLRRYVTRLMPGDPHRADDIVQETLLRAWRHLSTVKAARSPQAWLTRVARNLAIDWSRRHAARPTEVDDDLSTAVWAPADDLYEAVLDRAVLIRALRKLSPAHREALILVHYQDQTHAEVATALGVPAGTMKSRAHYATRELQQALDAQGVTSAAYGEAGAAYGEAGPGAREALEGSCPKSRPL, from the coding sequence GTGGATGACCCGGTGGTGTGGTTCGAACAGGTGCTGGTGCCGCAGAGCACGCCCACGCTGCGCCGCTACGTGACCCGGCTGATGCCCGGCGACCCGCACCGGGCCGACGACATCGTTCAGGAGACCCTGCTCCGCGCGTGGCGTCACCTGTCCACGGTCAAGGCGGCCCGGTCCCCGCAGGCCTGGCTCACCCGGGTCGCCCGCAACCTGGCCATCGACTGGTCCCGCCGGCACGCCGCCCGGCCCACCGAGGTCGACGACGATCTGAGCACCGCGGTCTGGGCGCCGGCCGACGACCTCTACGAGGCGGTACTGGACCGGGCGGTGCTGATCCGGGCGTTGCGGAAACTCTCGCCGGCGCATCGGGAGGCGCTGATCCTGGTGCACTACCAGGATCAGACCCACGCTGAGGTCGCCACCGCGCTCGGCGTGCCGGCCGGCACGATGAAGTCGCGGGCGCACTACGCCACGCGGGAGCTGCAGCAGGCGCTGGACGCCCAGGGCGTCACCAGCGCCGCCTACGGCGAAGCCGGCGCCGCTTACGGCGAAGCCGGCCCCGGCGCCCGGGAAGCGCTGGAAGGCAGCTGCCCGAAGAGCCGGCCGCTCTAG